Proteins from a single region of Aminivibrio sp.:
- the citD gene encoding citrate lyase acyl carrier protein: MVQEKIGVAGSLESCDALVMVVLSPGREGIEIELDSPSIASFGEEMRKAVRETLESVGIVHGFVKVQDRGSLDCTLRARTEAAARRALAVPAGERVEE; the protein is encoded by the coding sequence ATGGTGCAGGAAAAGATCGGCGTTGCGGGGTCTCTTGAATCGTGTGACGCTCTTGTGATGGTGGTTCTTTCGCCTGGAAGGGAAGGCATCGAGATCGAGCTCGACAGCCCTTCCATCGCTTCCTTCGGCGAGGAGATGAGAAAGGCAGTCAGGGAGACACTTGAGTCCGTCGGCATTGTTCACGGTTTCGTCAAGGTGCAGGACCGGGGCTCTCTCGACTGCACCCTCCGGGCGAGAACCGAGGCGGCGGCACGAAGGGCCCTGGCCGTGCCGGCCGGAGAGAGGGTGGAGGAATGA
- the citF gene encoding citrate lyase subunit alpha: MPSIGKRREKGKIVASLEEAFRLAEVRDGMTISFHHHLRDGDLVVNMALDVLAGMGIRDLVLAPSALFPVHESLLRHVRTGVIRSIEGSVNGPVGRAASEGLFSSPVILRSHGGRVRAMQAGELRVDVAVLAAPVADAMGNLSGISGPSACGSLGYAFTDARYADRVIAVTDNLVPYPAVPFSIPQTLVDWVVPVESIGVPEKIVSGTLRVTRDPLRLIIAEQVAKVVEESGLFTDGFSMQAGAGGISLAASAFIRERMKAAGIRGSFISGGITGRSVEMLEEGLFESLLDVQSFDLEAVASLASNRGHAEMSASFYANTASKGCVVDMLDAAVLGATQVDLDFNVNVNTESDGVLLHGIGGHMDTAAGAAVTVIVTPLFRGRMPMIVDSVLTVTTPGQTVDVVVTERGVAVNPLRKDLLENLRGKGIPLVEIGDLKKMAEEFTGIPKAPSFGEKIIGIVEYRDGTIIDTIRQRI; encoded by the coding sequence ATTCCCTCCATCGGGAAGAGGAGGGAGAAAGGCAAAATCGTCGCCTCTCTCGAGGAAGCTTTCCGATTGGCGGAAGTGCGGGACGGCATGACCATTTCCTTCCACCATCACCTGCGAGACGGCGACCTGGTGGTGAACATGGCCCTGGACGTGCTGGCCGGGATGGGCATCAGGGACCTGGTCCTCGCCCCTTCGGCCCTTTTCCCCGTGCACGAGAGCCTCCTCCGCCATGTCCGCACCGGAGTGATCCGGTCCATAGAGGGAAGCGTGAACGGTCCGGTGGGCAGGGCCGCCTCGGAAGGGCTCTTCTCCTCGCCGGTGATCCTCCGTTCCCACGGCGGCCGGGTCCGTGCGATGCAGGCAGGAGAGCTACGAGTGGACGTAGCGGTTCTGGCCGCCCCCGTCGCGGATGCCATGGGGAACCTGAGCGGCATTTCGGGCCCCTCGGCCTGCGGTTCCCTCGGGTATGCCTTTACCGACGCCCGGTATGCCGACAGGGTGATTGCCGTCACGGACAATCTTGTTCCCTACCCGGCCGTTCCCTTTTCCATTCCCCAGACCCTTGTGGACTGGGTCGTTCCCGTGGAAAGCATCGGCGTGCCGGAAAAAATAGTCTCCGGAACTCTCAGAGTTACCCGGGATCCTCTCCGGCTCATCATCGCGGAGCAGGTGGCGAAAGTCGTTGAGGAGAGCGGCCTGTTCACGGACGGGTTCTCCATGCAGGCCGGCGCGGGGGGAATCTCCCTTGCCGCGTCCGCCTTTATCCGTGAGCGAATGAAGGCCGCCGGCATCAGGGGGAGTTTCATTTCCGGCGGCATCACGGGCCGGAGCGTGGAAATGCTGGAAGAGGGGCTCTTCGAATCGCTGCTGGATGTCCAGTCTTTCGACCTCGAGGCCGTGGCCTCCCTCGCCTCGAACCGCGGGCATGCGGAAATGAGTGCGTCCTTCTACGCCAATACGGCATCCAAGGGATGCGTGGTGGATATGCTTGATGCGGCGGTGCTCGGGGCAACCCAGGTGGACCTGGACTTCAACGTCAATGTGAACACCGAATCGGACGGGGTGCTTCTCCACGGCATCGGCGGACACATGGACACCGCGGCCGGAGCTGCCGTGACCGTCATCGTCACGCCCCTTTTCCGGGGAAGAATGCCCATGATCGTGGACAGTGTCCTGACGGTGACCACCCCGGGACAAACGGTGGACGTGGTGGTCACGGAGCGGGGCGTGGCGGTCAACCCGCTGAGAAAAGACCTCCTGGAGAATCTGCGGGGGAAAGGCATTCCGCTGGTGGAAATCGGGGACCTGAAGAAAATGGCCGAGGAATTCACCGGAATTCCGAAGGCCCCTTCCTTCGGGGAAAAAA
- a CDS encoding aldolase/citrate lyase family protein, which produces MKAKRLRRTSLYVPGTNPGMLANASVYGADSVILDLEDGVPVPEKDAARILVRNALRAVPYRGSEVTVRVNALSTPFGRDDFQEIIPLAPEAVRLPKCESADDIREADALMTEIELNNGIAPGTVGIIAITESARGGRNLSEIAAASPRVIALNYGAEDYTADIGAVRTKEGRELDDIRAKVIVAARIAGVQALDSVFGDVNDMEGLYAEALRVRLLGFDGKSVIHPRQISVVHRAFTPSEQEIVFARRVMAAFREASSRGTGVIALDGRMIDAPVVARAEKILALAEAAGCLSGER; this is translated from the coding sequence ATGAAAGCGAAAAGGCTTCGCCGGACGTCTCTCTACGTGCCGGGAACCAACCCGGGCATGCTTGCCAACGCGTCGGTCTACGGGGCGGACAGCGTCATACTGGACCTTGAGGACGGCGTTCCCGTCCCGGAGAAGGATGCGGCGAGAATCCTCGTCAGGAATGCCCTCCGGGCTGTGCCTTACCGGGGTTCGGAGGTCACGGTGAGGGTCAACGCCCTCTCCACTCCCTTCGGCAGGGACGATTTTCAGGAGATCATCCCCCTCGCGCCGGAAGCCGTCCGGCTGCCGAAGTGCGAATCGGCCGACGACATCCGGGAGGCCGACGCCCTGATGACGGAAATTGAACTGAATAACGGCATCGCTCCCGGAACGGTGGGGATTATCGCCATAACCGAATCCGCCCGGGGCGGCCGGAACCTGTCCGAAATCGCCGCCGCAAGCCCCCGGGTGATCGCCCTGAATTACGGCGCGGAAGACTACACCGCGGACATCGGGGCGGTGCGCACAAAAGAAGGCCGCGAGCTCGACGATATCCGGGCAAAGGTCATCGTGGCAGCCAGGATTGCCGGGGTGCAGGCGCTGGACAGTGTTTTCGGCGACGTGAACGACATGGAGGGGCTCTATGCGGAAGCCCTGCGGGTGCGCCTCCTTGGATTCGACGGCAAATCGGTCATTCATCCGAGGCAGATTTCCGTGGTGCACAGGGCATTTACTCCATCGGAACAGGAGATCGTGTTTGCCCGGAGGGTGATGGCCGCCTTCCGCGAGGCGTCGTCCCGGGGAACCGGGGTCATCGCCCTCGACGGCCGGATGATCGACGCCCCCGTGGTGGCCAGGGCGGAAAAAATCCTGGCCCTGGCGGAAGCGGCCGGGTGCCTTTCGGGAGAAAGGTGA